One Natrinema longum genomic window carries:
- a CDS encoding transcription initiation factor IIB, whose protein sequence is MASPTRQRERDPETTTKTQESERERVCDECESGTLVKSEDQGELVCDQCGLIVEQANIDHGPEWRAFNHSERQNKSRVGAPTTQTMHDKGLTTSIDWKNQDAYGRSISSDKRNQMRRLRKWQERIRTKDAGERNLQFALSETDRMASSLAIPRSVREVACVIYRRALDEDLIRGRSIEGVATSTLYAACRMEGIPRSLEEVAAVSRVERKEIGRTYRYVAQELNLEMEPVNPKKYVPRFCSELELSEEVQVKANEIIDTTTEKGLLSGKSPTGYAAAAIYAASLLCNEKKTQREVSDVAQVTEVTIRNRYQEQIEAMGIHD, encoded by the coding sequence ATGGCAAGCCCCACCCGTCAGCGCGAACGCGATCCTGAAACGACAACCAAAACACAGGAGTCGGAGCGTGAACGGGTGTGTGACGAGTGTGAGAGCGGGACGCTCGTCAAAAGCGAAGATCAGGGCGAACTCGTTTGCGATCAGTGTGGACTCATCGTCGAACAGGCAAACATCGACCACGGGCCCGAGTGGCGTGCGTTCAACCACTCCGAACGCCAGAACAAGTCCCGCGTCGGCGCGCCGACGACCCAGACGATGCACGACAAGGGGCTAACGACGTCGATCGACTGGAAGAACCAGGACGCCTACGGTCGGTCGATCTCCTCGGACAAACGCAACCAGATGCGCCGCCTGCGAAAGTGGCAGGAACGAATCCGAACCAAAGACGCCGGCGAGCGGAACCTCCAGTTCGCCCTCTCCGAGACCGACCGGATGGCCTCCTCGCTGGCGATCCCGCGATCCGTCCGCGAAGTCGCCTGCGTCATCTACCGGCGCGCACTCGACGAAGACCTCATCCGCGGCCGCTCGATCGAGGGCGTCGCGACCAGTACGCTCTACGCTGCCTGTCGCATGGAAGGTATTCCCCGATCGCTCGAGGAAGTCGCCGCGGTCTCACGGGTCGAGCGCAAGGAGATCGGCCGCACCTATCGCTACGTCGCCCAGGAACTCAACCTCGAGATGGAGCCAGTCAACCCCAAGAAGTACGTGCCCCGCTTTTGCTCGGAACTCGAGCTCTCCGAGGAAGTCCAGGTGAAAGCAAACGAGATCATCGATACGACGACCGAGAAAGGACTGCTCTCCGGGAAGTCGCCGACCGGCTACGCCGCCGCCGCGATCTACGCAGCCTCGTTGCTCTGTAACGAAAAGAAGACCCAGCGAGAGGTATCTGATGTCGCACAGGTGACGGAAGTCACCATTCGGAACCGGTATCAGGAACAGATCGAGGCGATGGGAATTCACGATTGA
- a CDS encoding Era-like GTP-binding protein: MGLFTELKDSISRATDRLFSEQEPKRIGIYGPPNAGKTTLANRIARDWTGDAVGAESHVPHETRRARRKEDVEIERNGKTVTIDIVDTPGVTTKVDYEEFTDEMDKEDAIRRSREATEGVAEAMHWLREDVDGVIYVLDSAEDPITQVNTMLIGIIESRELPVLIFANKIDLKESSVKRIEDAFPQHKTVPLSAKEGENMDEVYDNIAEYFG; encoded by the coding sequence ATGGGACTGTTCACAGAACTCAAAGATAGTATCTCTCGGGCTACGGATCGCCTGTTTTCGGAACAGGAGCCCAAACGAATCGGTATCTACGGTCCGCCCAATGCTGGCAAGACGACGCTCGCAAACCGTATTGCTCGTGACTGGACCGGTGATGCAGTGGGTGCGGAGAGTCACGTCCCCCACGAAACGCGTCGTGCACGCAGGAAGGAAGACGTCGAGATCGAACGGAACGGAAAGACGGTGACGATCGACATCGTCGACACGCCCGGCGTGACGACGAAAGTCGACTACGAAGAATTCACCGACGAGATGGACAAAGAGGACGCCATTCGCCGTTCCCGCGAAGCGACCGAGGGGGTCGCCGAGGCGATGCACTGGCTCCGAGAAGACGTCGACGGCGTCATCTACGTTCTGGATAGCGCGGAGGATCCGATTACGCAGGTCAACACCATGCTGATCGGCATCATCGAATCCCGCGAGCTCCCCGTTTTGATCTTCGCGAACAAGATCGACCTCAAGGAGTCGAGCGTCAAGCGGATCGAGGACGCCTTCCCACAGCACAAGACCGTCCCCCTCTCGGCGAAGGAAGGCGAGAACATGGACGAAGTGTACGACAACATCGCGGAGTACTTCGGGTGA